In one Rhopalosiphum padi isolate XX-2018 chromosome 3, ASM2088224v1, whole genome shotgun sequence genomic region, the following are encoded:
- the LOC132927726 gene encoding KRAB-A domain-containing protein 2-like isoform X1 has product MDTINMKSNFYNELHKNRKNLANNTSFLSDEKYNELIEIIAELKTGRKKKEPKDFRLIKRYDILVVQGKTKLIFPVKDDNVVLYYVPTSELFDILQATHVSIGHGGRDRMIKELGNKYKNITRSDIETFLHFCEPCQQKQKGSKKGVVVKPIISPDFNSRCQVDLIDFQSHPDGKFKFIMVYQDHLTKFVVLKPLEFKRAEEVAYNIIDIFTLLGAPTILQSDNGREFSNQIVSNLRNMWPELKIVHGKPRHSQSQGSVERANQDIENMLTTWMQDEKNRHWSEGLRFIQLMKNRAYHSGIKMSPYEALFGCKIKIGLNTSNLPHDVISTIENEEQLAELITEQSQKVENEVSADTEHITEQPQNIENEVSADTEHITEQPQNIENEVTETEKITEQPQNIENEALHTEQQLATTIKLNNENANIMRTRAKENLENQAKKMMAWSDKKLLPVAIHSTVRVPVPEVDKGRLDARSILAIVLEVTSDGFYRLGTRDGILKQLYARSQFTVCQKKLLQIDEVPIETEVALRTVAKEQSTGTGQGFFKCICKTKCQNKKCICLKNNVLCTSKCHFSTTCCNK; this is encoded by the exons ATGGATACGATTAATATGAAGTCAAATTTTTATAACGAACTACATAAAAACCGTAAAAATTTGGCTAATAATACTAGTTTTTTGTCTGATGAAAAATATAACGAATTGATAGAAATTATTGCAGAACTTAAAACTGGACGTAAGAAAAAAGAGCCTAAAGACTTCCGTTTAATCAAAAG GTATGATATACTGGTTGTACAAGGAAAAACGAAACTTATATTCCCTGTAAAAGATGACAATGTTGTTCTGTATTATGTGCCAACCAGTGAGCTATTTGATATATTGCAAGCCACACATGTATCAATAGGACATGGTGGGCGTGATCGAATGATCAAAGAActtggtaataaatataaaaatataacacgtaGTGATATAGAGacatttttgcatttttgtgAACCATgtcaacaaaaacaaaaaggCTCGAAAAAAGGAGTGGTAGTTAAACCAATAATATCTCCAGACTTTAATTCCCGATGCCAAGTTGATTTAATAGACTTCCAGTCTCATCCTgatggaaaatttaaatttattatggtgTACCAGGATCACCTCACTAAATTTGTTGTTCTCAAGCCCCTCGAATTTAAACGGGCTGAAGAGGtagcctataatattatagatatttttacgtTGCTTGGAGCTCCTACTATTTTGCAGTCTGATAATGGACGAGAATTTTCAAACCAAATAGTGTCTAATTTAAGAAACATGTGGCCCgaattaaaaatagtacatgGCAAACCGAGGCACAGTCAATCTCAAGGTAGTGTAGAACGTGCAAATCAggatattgaaaatatgttgaCAACGTGGATGCAAGATGAAAAAAACCGACACTGGAGCGAAGGACTTCGATTCATCCAGCTTATGAAAAACCGAGCTTATCATTCTGGTATTAAAATGTCTCCATATGAAGCTTTATTTGGctgcaaaattaaaattggtctAAACACTTCAAATTTACCACACGATGTAATAAGTACGATAGAAAATGAAGAACAGTTAGCTGAATTAATTACAGAACAGTCACAAAAAGTCGAAAATGAAGTATCAGCTGACACAGAACATATCACAGAACAaccacaaaatattgaaaatgaagtATCAGCTGACACAGAACATATCACAGAACAaccacaaaatattgaaaatgaagtAACAGAAACAGAAAAAATTACAGAACAACCACAAAACATCGAAAATGAAGCATTACATACAGAACAACAATTAGCTACaactatcaaattaaataacgaAAACGCCAATATCATGCGAACTAGAGCCAAAGAAAATCTGGAAAATCAAGCAAAAAAAATGATGGCGTGGTCGGATAAGAAGCTATTACCGGTGGCAATTCATTCAACTGTACGTGTTCCAGTTCCTGAGGTAGATAAAGGACGTTTAGATGCAAGAAGTATACTGGCAATTGTTTTAGaa gtgacAAGTGATGGTTTTTATCGATTAGGAACTCGGGATGGAATTCTGAAGCAGTTATATGCCAGAAGTCAGTTTACAGTATGTCAGAAAAAGCTACTACAAATTGACGAGGTTCCAATAGAGACAGAAGTGGCATTACGAACAGTCGCAAAGGAACAGTCCACAGGAACTGGCCAaggattttttaaatgtatttgtaagaCCAAGTGCCAAAATAAAAAGTGCATTTgccttaaaaataatgttttgtgcACTTCAAAATGTCATTTTTCTACAACATGTTGTAATAAGTAG
- the LOC132927726 gene encoding KRAB-A domain-containing protein 2-like isoform X2: protein MIKELGNKYKNITRSDIETFLHFCEPCQQKQKGSKKGVVVKPIISPDFNSRCQVDLIDFQSHPDGKFKFIMVYQDHLTKFVVLKPLEFKRAEEVAYNIIDIFTLLGAPTILQSDNGREFSNQIVSNLRNMWPELKIVHGKPRHSQSQGSVERANQDIENMLTTWMQDEKNRHWSEGLRFIQLMKNRAYHSGIKMSPYEALFGCKIKIGLNTSNLPHDVISTIENEEQLAELITEQSQKVENEVSADTEHITEQPQNIENEVSADTEHITEQPQNIENEVTETEKITEQPQNIENEALHTEQQLATTIKLNNENANIMRTRAKENLENQAKKMMAWSDKKLLPVAIHSTVRVPVPEVDKGRLDARSILAIVLEVTSDGFYRLGTRDGILKQLYARSQFTVCQKKLLQIDEVPIETEVALRTVAKEQSTGTGQGFFKCICKTKCQNKKCICLKNNVLCTSKCHFSTTCCNK, encoded by the exons ATGATCAAAGAActtggtaataaatataaaaatataacacgtaGTGATATAGAGacatttttgcatttttgtgAACCATgtcaacaaaaacaaaaaggCTCGAAAAAAGGAGTGGTAGTTAAACCAATAATATCTCCAGACTTTAATTCCCGATGCCAAGTTGATTTAATAGACTTCCAGTCTCATCCTgatggaaaatttaaatttattatggtgTACCAGGATCACCTCACTAAATTTGTTGTTCTCAAGCCCCTCGAATTTAAACGGGCTGAAGAGGtagcctataatattatagatatttttacgtTGCTTGGAGCTCCTACTATTTTGCAGTCTGATAATGGACGAGAATTTTCAAACCAAATAGTGTCTAATTTAAGAAACATGTGGCCCgaattaaaaatagtacatgGCAAACCGAGGCACAGTCAATCTCAAGGTAGTGTAGAACGTGCAAATCAggatattgaaaatatgttgaCAACGTGGATGCAAGATGAAAAAAACCGACACTGGAGCGAAGGACTTCGATTCATCCAGCTTATGAAAAACCGAGCTTATCATTCTGGTATTAAAATGTCTCCATATGAAGCTTTATTTGGctgcaaaattaaaattggtctAAACACTTCAAATTTACCACACGATGTAATAAGTACGATAGAAAATGAAGAACAGTTAGCTGAATTAATTACAGAACAGTCACAAAAAGTCGAAAATGAAGTATCAGCTGACACAGAACATATCACAGAACAaccacaaaatattgaaaatgaagtATCAGCTGACACAGAACATATCACAGAACAaccacaaaatattgaaaatgaagtAACAGAAACAGAAAAAATTACAGAACAACCACAAAACATCGAAAATGAAGCATTACATACAGAACAACAATTAGCTACaactatcaaattaaataacgaAAACGCCAATATCATGCGAACTAGAGCCAAAGAAAATCTGGAAAATCAAGCAAAAAAAATGATGGCGTGGTCGGATAAGAAGCTATTACCGGTGGCAATTCATTCAACTGTACGTGTTCCAGTTCCTGAGGTAGATAAAGGACGTTTAGATGCAAGAAGTATACTGGCAATTGTTTTAGaa gtgacAAGTGATGGTTTTTATCGATTAGGAACTCGGGATGGAATTCTGAAGCAGTTATATGCCAGAAGTCAGTTTACAGTATGTCAGAAAAAGCTACTACAAATTGACGAGGTTCCAATAGAGACAGAAGTGGCATTACGAACAGTCGCAAAGGAACAGTCCACAGGAACTGGCCAaggattttttaaatgtatttgtaagaCCAAGTGCCAAAATAAAAAGTGCATTTgccttaaaaataatgttttgtgcACTTCAAAATGTCATTTTTCTACAACATGTTGTAATAAGTAG